Proteins encoded together in one Rhinopithecus roxellana isolate Shanxi Qingling chromosome 3, ASM756505v1, whole genome shotgun sequence window:
- the ZNF366 gene encoding zinc finger protein 366, whose protein sequence is MQKEMKMIKDEDVHFNLAVRKTPSFPHCLQPVVSRGKAPQRHPFPEALRGPFSQFRYEPPPGDLDGFPGVFEGAGSRKRKSMPTKMPYNHPTSEEATLALHSEENKNHGLPNLPLLFPQPPRPKYDSQMIDLCNVGFQFYRSLEHLGGKPVKQEPIKPSAVWPQPTPTPFLPTPYSYYPKVHPGLMFPFFVPSSSPFPFSRHTFLPKQPPEPLLPRKAEPQESEETKQKVERVDVNVQIDDSYYVDVGGAQKRWQCPTCEKSYTSKYNLVTHILGHSGIKPHACTHCGKLFKQLSHLHTHMLTHQGTRPHKCQVCHKAFTQTSHLKRHMMQHSEVKPHNCRVCGRGFAYPSELKAHEAKHASGRENICVECGLDFPTLAQLKRHLTTHRGPIQYNCSECDKTFQYPSQLQNHMMKHKDIRPYICSECGMEFVQPHHLKQHSLTHKGVKEHKCGICGREFTLLANMKRHVLIHTNIRAYQCHLCYKSFVQKQTLKAHMIVHSDVKPFKCKLCGKEFNRMHNLMGHMHLHSDSKPFKCLYCPSKFTLKGNLTRHMKVKHGVMERGLHSQGLGRGRIALAQTAGVLRSLEQEEPFDLSQKHRAKVPMFQSDGESAQGSHCHEEEEEDNCYEVEPYSPGLAPQSQQLCTPEDLSTKPEHALEVMEEACKEEKEDASKEEWEERSKGDLGAEGSQERDYEGRDECLSLRAFQSTRRGPSFSDYLYFKHRDESLKELLERKMEKQAVLLGI, encoded by the exons ATGCAGAAGGAAATGAAGATGATCAAAGATGAGGATGTGCATTTCAACTTGGCTGTGAGGAAGACCCCCTCCTTTCCCCACTGCCTGCAGCCAGTGGTTTCTCGGGGAAAGGCTCCCCAAAGACACCCCTTCCCAGAAGCTCTCCGAGGGCCATTTTCCCAGTTTCGGTATGAACCTCCTCCAGGAGACCTAGATGGGTTCCCCGGGGTCTTCGAAGGAGCAGGGTCTAGGAAACGGAAGAGCATGCCCACAAAGATGCCCTATAACCACCCTACTTCTGAAGAAGCCACCCTTGCCCTCCACTCCGAGGAGAACAAAAACCACGGCCTTCCCAACCTCCCTTTGCTGTTCCCGCAGCCCCCGCGCCCCAAGTATGACTCTCAGATGATCGACCTGTGCAACGTGGGCTTCCAATTCTACCGCAGCCTGGAACACTTGGGGGGCAAGCCCGTCAAGCAGGAGCCCATTAAGCCCAGCGCCGTGTGGCCCCAGCCGACGCCGACTCCATTCCTGCCCACGCCCTACTCCTACTACCCCAAAGTCCACCCGGGCCTCATGTTCCCCTTCTTCGTGCCGTCGTCCTCGCCCTTCCCCTTCAGCCGGCACACCTTCCTGCCCAAGCAGCCCCCGGAACCTCTGCTGCCCCGGAAAGCCGAGCCCCAGGAGAGCGAGGAGACCAAGCAGAAGGTGGAGAGGGTGGACGTGAACGTGCAGATCGATGACAGCTACTATGTGGACGTGGGCGGCGCGCAGAAGCGCTGGCAGTGCCCCACCTGCGAGAAGTCCTACACCTCCAAGTACAACCTGGTCACCCATATCCTGGGCCACAGTGGGATCAAGCCGCACGCGTGCACGCACTGCGGGAAGCTCTTCAAGCAGCTCAGCCACCTGCACACGCACATGCTGACCCATCAGGGCACGCGGCCCCACAAGTGTCAGGTGTGCCACAAGGCCTTCACCCAGACCAGCCACCTGAAGCGCCACATGATGCAGCACAGTGAGGTGAAGCCGCACAACTGCCGCGTGTGCGGCCGCGGCTTTGCCTACCCCAGCGAGCTCAAGGCCCACGAAGCTAAGCACGCCAGTGGACGTGAGAACATCTGTGTGGAGTGCGGCCTTGACTTCCCCACCCTGGCCCAGCTGAAGAGACACCTCACCACACACCGAGGCCCCATCCAGTACAACTGCTCCGAGTGTGACAAGACCTTCCAGTACCCGAGCCAGCTGCAGAACCACATGATGAAGCACAAGGACATCCGGCCCTACATCTGCTCCGAGTGCGGCATGGAGTTCGTGCAGCCGCACCACCTCAAGCAGCACTCCCTCACCCATAAG GGTGTGAAGGAGCATAAGTGTGGCATTTGTGGGCGGGAGTTCACCCTGCTGGCCAACATGAAGCGACACGTGCTGATCCACACCAACATCCGCGCCTACCAGTGTCACCTCTGCTACAAGAGTTTCGTGCAGAAGCAGACCCTCAAGGCACACATGATCGTCCACTCTGACGTGAAGCCTTTCAAATGCAAG CTTTGTGGGAAGGAATTCAACCGGATGCACAACCTGATGGGCCACATGCACCTGCACTCGGACAGCAAACCCTTCAAGTGCCTCTATTGCCCAAGCAAATTCACCCTGAAGGGGAACCTGACACGCCACATGAAAGTCAAGCACGGAGTCATGGAGCGGGGCCTTCATTCCCAAG GTCTGGGAAGGGGGAGAATCGCCCTGGCACAGACAGCTGGTGTCCTGAGGAGTCTGGAGCAGGAGGAGCCCTTTGACCTCTCTCAGAAGCACCGGGCCAAGGTGCCCATGTTCCAGTCAGACGGGGAGAGTGCCCAGGGCAGCCACTGCcacgaggaggaagaggaggataaCTGCTACGAGGTGGAACCCTACAGCCCTGGCCTGGCACCCCAGAGCCAGCAGCTCTGCACACCTGAGGATCTGTCCACCAAGCCGGAGCACGCACTGGAGGTGATGGAGGAGGCCtgcaaggaggagaaggaggatgcATCCAAGGAAGAATGGGAGGAGAGGAGCAAGGGCGACCTTGGGGCAGAGGGCAGCCAGGAGAGAGACTATGAAGGCAGAGATGAGTGTCTCAGCCTCAGGGCTTTTCAGAGTACCCGGCGGGGCCCCTCTTTTTCTGATTACTTATACTTCAAACACAGAGATGAGAGTTTGAAAGAATTACtggagaggaaaatggaaaaacaagcaGTGCTTTTAGGTATCTAA